GCCACGGGTCCGGAGCCGTCACAGATGAGGATGTCCCCGGCCTCTATGGGCCTGTCGATGCTGTCAAGGGTACGGAATGTCGATGGTCCGCCGGCCACTTTCACGTCTATCCTCGACTCGTCGAGGCGCTCGAAGTCGAAGGCGTGGAGCGGTTGGCCGAGTTCGAGCATGACGTAGTTCGTCACGTCCACTATGTTGTTGATGGGCCTCATGCCGCATCGCGTGATCCTTCGCCTCATCCAGAAAGGAGAGGGGGCGATGGTTATGCCCTTGATGAGCTTGAGAACGTAGCGGGGGCAGGCCGTTGTGTCCCATATATGAAGGGCTATCTCGTCTTCCACCGATCCCCCGGCATCGGCCTTGAGCTCGAAACCGGGCAACTTCGCCTTCTGTCTCAGTATGCTGGCCACTTCCCGCGCGATCCCGAGGACGCTCAGGCAATCACCACGGTTCGGAGGGACGCTGACATCGAGCACCGTGTCGTGAGAAATGGGATGATCGGCAAGGATGCTCCCGGGACTGATATCATCGGGCAGGATGAAAATACCGCTATGGTCATCGGAAATGCCCAGTTCCTTCTCGGAGCAAAGCATCCCGAATGACTCGATACCGCGCACCTTG
Above is a window of Syntrophorhabdus sp. DNA encoding:
- a CDS encoding phenylalanine--tRNA ligase subunit beta; amino-acid sequence: MKVPIEWLNEFVVIDIEPEDLARRLTMRGLEVEGIERLTPRFTGVVAGTIATIEPHPNADNLSVCSIDTGRENLTIVCGAPNISVGDRVPLATVGATLDREFVVGKRKVRGIESFGMLCSEKELGISDDHSGIFILPDDISPGSILADHPISHDTVLDVSVPPNRGDCLSVLGIAREVASILRQKAKLPGFELKADAGGSVEDEIALHIWDTTACPRYVLKLIKGITIAPSPFWMRRRITRCGMRPINNIVDVTNYVMLELGQPLHAFDFERLDESRIDVKVAGGPSTFRTLDSIDRPIEAGDILICDGSGPVA